A segment of the Mercurialis annua linkage group LG4, ddMerAnnu1.2, whole genome shotgun sequence genome:
atttagtagtgaattgaaaaggattattcagtaaatttgcctgtccccccccccccccatccgtgcttttatatatagtatagatgtaattaaaatattaaactatagtagtgaattttaaaattactattaGTATGATTGAAAAATAGGTAAAATTACTCTTTTGATACACTttgaaaaaaaaggttaatttcatattaaatcaccacaatttcacattttttttcatttaaatggCGACCTTTTAAAGCTATCATATAAAACCGTcacatatatttttcaaatctattaCTGTTTTAAAATTCGGTGAATTTTCGGTGTGACTAACGGAAAATGACGTGGCAAAATATTGTTGTAAGATTTAATTGCATATTAAATCACCACACTTacattctttttcaattttatcccaatcttttaaagaaatttcaaatctatcacgtAAATTCATCTAAAATTCGCTGGATTTAAAATTgtgatagatttttttttttgaaaggtagtagttttatatgacaacttttaaaagtcgtgataaaaataaaaaagatgtaaATATAGAATTACTCCTTGAAAATTGATACACTAATTAAGAAAAACTTAAAGTTTAgaaatcaaaatagaaaatctttgatgtaattatattattaacaaaagattaaaaacaaaataactcTAGAAAAAGCCTATTAGCAATTAATAATAGTCGCGAGGAGTAAATATTTTAGAGAAAAAGTTCAATATTCCCTTCTATTTTTAGCCTATAATCCAAGCAAGTCCCTCGTGAACCAACCAACTAAATAGTCTgtagaaaattaagccattaGGACCTTGTATCAAAAAACTGAGCGGACTTAACTCTCGAagaacaacaataaaaaaattcaacaagggatcattttaccccctcgAACCTGGctcaaaatatcaattaaggTTAATTTTATGCTTAGTACAAAAACACCCTAAATTTGACAGTTTACCTCGTTTTACCACTTTATATTCAAATTGTCGAATAAAATCGTGCCACATTGGCTCCAATTTATATGTAATGCACCAATTATTTTTGACAACTCATATGAAGGGTGAAATTGATCCACTTTTGTCAGATTGCGAGTTTATTTATCCAAAGCTATgagattggattttttttaatctttcacGCCAAGGGTGTAATTTTCTTGATAAAAATGTCATGAACAAGCAAAGCCAATACAGAAATCAAGTACTGCTTCTGACGAATTAAGGGGACAGAGTTGGAGAAATGATATTAGGAGATGTGACTTGTTCAATGATGATGAAGAGCaagataaataatatttacataATGCAAGCAAGACGATCAATTAAGCAAATAAACACTGGCATTTTCAGAAAAATTACGATAGGACTCGGTGATTAACGAGCGCTATACAATGGAATGACAGTTTTTAAAACCATGCTTTTAGCCTTCGGAAGCAATGAATCAAAGGTTTGGTCTTGGATGACAAGTGATTGCGTTGATGCCCATTCTAGCACAGAAGACACCTTTGTCCGCGCAAGCTTTTCGCTAGTTGGGACGTGAAGAGCAATGTAACATAGCAGAAGCAATGCTTGTGATTGAACTACCCGTTCACCACGATTCACAAGTCTGACCAAAATCTCTGCCCCTCCAGCTTCTATGATTGCCTTGGAATGATCTAGGTGGAGATAGTTCTCTGTGCACGAGAACTTGGAAAGGGCAACTGCAGCCTCCCTGGAAATTACAGATACACTTTTATCTAGAAGTCGAACCAGCAGGGCAATTATTCTTGTCTCCCCAACTCGAAATGTCCATGCCAAATTCCCGATTGCTTTGATGCATAGGATGGAAATAACAGAATCTTCCCCTGCTTCGATAGTTCTCACAAGTTGATCAACGACAATTTTACGAGCAGGCGAACTTGACCTGAATGTGGATCTCCTCAAATCGCTATCTTGCTCAGCTAATGCTGTTATCTCCATCAAAGCCATGGCTGAAAAATATGGAACATCTTTCGCTCCTTTGTCCAAGAGAAACACAAAGCACGCTAGAGCTCTTGACTCCGTGATATGACGGCATATCTTAATGTTGCCCCTGACAAGGACACAAAGTGCTTTAGCTGCCATTGCCTTCATACAGTTCTTGGTTTCAGTGTCTACGGGAGATAATGTAACATTACGAGGCTGATTGTCTTCCAACTCTTCCATTGCCTTACTAGCGTTCAAACGATTTCTTGCCATTACAATTGCAAGCACCGACGTGGCTTTGTTGACAacaaattcattttgaatacGTTCTTGAACTATCTCGAACGAAAGGTGCTTGATGAGCGAACCGACTATATTATGCTCAAAGAATTTATCCTGACATTTAGGATAATTCGCAACTAGTTGAGACACAGCCCATGCGACAGCAGACTGAACTTTCATAGGACCTTCTTTGAGTATTACagcaaaaacattacaaacgccTATACGGATCAAGTATTCAACACTTTCCGGGTCACGACCCAGGTACCCAATAGCTTTTGCAGCACTTTCTAGACATTTCATTTCACCTTCTTTCAACAATTTCAACAAAGGCTCAACTCCACCTTCTTCAATTATCAACTTCCAGCAGTAATCACTATCTCTAGCAATCGAAAGAAGCACTGCAGCAGCATCAGATTTATCATCTAAAGGCCCAGTATAAAGAATCGCAATCTGTTTCCAAACAAAATAACGATATGTCTCATTATTAGCGAACGGAGGCCAATACGTGCACTTACCGATTCCATGGTTGCTGGAAAAGCAAACTTCAAGGAGCCAATGGACATCTCGAATAGATTTTTCCAACTGAATTAGAGACTTTCCAAAATCAGTTGCGGGGAGGATCGATAGATCATACAGATACTTCTTGAGACCTTTAGCACTGCATCTGAGAACAAGAGACAGAGTGTCCTCCAGTATTTCGTGAGTAGACTCAATCACCCTGTATATCGGTCGATCATAGAATTTAGGATCTGCCAGGGTCATGATCAACATCTTCTGAAACATTGCTGTAAGCTTCCGAGTCTTGAACATGATCTTGCAGCACTCATGTTTATATGAAGTTGCTGCG
Coding sequences within it:
- the LOC126678148 gene encoding uncharacterized protein LOC126678148, whose protein sequence is MNQLLSKPIRTADQVIRSAYAATSYKHECCKIMFKTRKLTAMFQKMLIMTLADPKFYDRPIYRVIESTHEILEDTLSLVLRCSAKGLKKYLYDLSILPATDFGKSLIQLEKSIRDVHWLLEVCFSSNHGIGKCTYWPPFANNETYRYFVWKQIAILYTGPLDDKSDAAAVLLSIARDSDYCWKLIIEEGGVEPLLKLLKEGEMKCLESAAKAIGYLGRDPESVEYLIRIGVCNVFAVILKEGPMKVQSAVAWAVSQLVANYPKCQDKFFEHNIVGSLIKHLSFEIVQERIQNEFVVNKATSVLAIVMARNRLNASKAMEELEDNQPRNVTLSPVDTETKNCMKAMAAKALCVLVRGNIKICRHITESRALACFVFLLDKGAKDVPYFSAMALMEITALAEQDSDLRRSTFRSSSPARKIVVDQLVRTIEAGEDSVISILCIKAIGNLAWTFRVGETRIIALLVRLLDKSVSVISREAAVALSKFSCTENYLHLDHSKAIIEAGGAEILVRLVNRGERVVQSQALLLLCYIALHVPTSEKLARTKVSSVLEWASTQSLVIQDQTFDSLLPKAKSMVLKTVIPLYSAR